A stretch of the Erpetoichthys calabaricus chromosome 3, fErpCal1.3, whole genome shotgun sequence genome encodes the following:
- the LOC114649250 gene encoding olfactory receptor class A-like protein 1 — MDTTDTNQVFKATAFLILTTISIPANIFVSYVFLRTFVTEGKLMTADIILCHLSFVNLMVALIRSIPQTLVAFGYKNMFDDVGCKFTIFSFRIFRGLSISLTCLLSTYQAVLVSPATSRLAPLKSRIPQYLIHIIVILYVIYCVSNFNAPISAVASFPNNTIPPYTFNLQFCFVSFPNYIGFISGGLVHFLGDLLFIVLMAIMSGYILVLLYKHSKRVKSLRSSKSRQSRARAEVKVSRAVVTLVTLYCLFFGVDNIIYLYSLTVLRVTILLSDIRVFFATLYTSVCPVVIIITNPKVKDKTKMKKRDKICQPTVITTSDV, encoded by the coding sequence ATGGACACAACTGACACCAACCAAGTCTTCAAAGCCACAGCCTTCCTCATCCTCACAACTATCAGTATTCCAGCCAACATCTTTGTCTCCTATGTTTTCCTCCGGACCTTTGTGACAGAAGGCAAACTCATGACAGCTGATATCATTTTATGCCACTTGTCCTTTGTCAATCTAATGGTGGCGCTGATACGCAGTATTCCACAGACATTAGTGGCATTTGGCTACAAGAACATGTTTGATGATGTCGGCTGTAAGTTTACTATCTTCTCTTTCCGAATCTTCCGAGGCCTCTCTATAAGTCTCACCTGTCTGCTTAGCACCTACCAGGCAGTCCTGGTCTCTCCAGCCACATCCAGACTTGCCCCTCTGAAGTCCAGAATCCCTCAGTATCTTATACATATCATTGTTATCCTTTATGTTATATATTGTGTCTCTAATTTCAATGCTCCAATAAGTGCCGTAGCCTCTTTCCCCAATAACACCATCCCTCCTTACACTTTCAACCTTCAGTTCTGCTTTGTCAGCTTTCCCAATTATATAGGCTTCATCTCTGGAGGTCTAGTACATTTTCTTGGTGACCTCCTTTTTATAGTGTTGATGGCCATCATGAGCGGCTACATCCTGGTACTCCTCTACAAGCACAGCAAGAGAGTGAAGAGTCTCAGGAGTTCAAAGAGCAGGCAGTCTAGAGCAAGAGCAGAGGTCAAGGTGTCAAGAGCTGTGGTCACCTTGGTCACCCTCTACTGTCTGTTCTTTGGGGTCGATAACATCATCTATCTCTATTCCCTGACCGTTCTCAGGGTTACAATCCTTTTATCAGACATTCGAGTTTTCTTTGCAACTCTGTACACTTCAGTATGCCCAGTTGTAATCATTATCACCAATCCAAAggtcaaagacaagacaaagatgaagaaGCGGGACAAAATATGTCAACCCACAGTCATAACCACTTCGGATGTCTAA